The following are from one region of the Nostoc cf. commune SO-36 genome:
- the rpsL gene encoding 30S ribosomal protein S12 yields MPTIQQLIRNEREQARQKTKSPALKQCPQRRGVCTRVYTTTPKKPNSALRKVARVRLTSGFEVTAYIPGIGHNLQEHSVVMIRGGRVKDLPGVRYHIIRGTLDTAGVKDRKQGRSKYGTKRPKEAKK; encoded by the coding sequence ATGCCAACAATACAGCAGCTAATACGTAACGAGCGCGAACAAGCGCGTCAGAAAACCAAGTCCCCGGCTCTGAAACAATGCCCCCAACGTCGGGGAGTTTGTACCAGAGTATACACGACCACACCAAAAAAGCCTAACTCAGCTCTACGTAAAGTAGCAAGAGTCAGGCTTACCTCTGGATTTGAAGTCACAGCTTATATTCCAGGTATTGGTCACAACTTACAAGAACACTCAGTTGTGATGATTCGTGGCGGTCGGGTTAAGGATCTACCAGGCGTGAGATACCACATTATCCGTGGCACCCTAGATACAGCCGGAGTCAAAGACCGTAAACAAGGGCGTTCCAAGTATGGAACCAAGCGTCCGAAAGAAGCGAAAAAATAG
- the rpsG gene encoding 30S ribosomal protein S7, with protein sequence MSRRGVIQRRPVPSDSVYNSRLVSMIIRRIMRHGKKSLAARIVYEALKTIEERTGNGALETFERAVRNATPLVEVKARRVGGATYQVPMEVRTERGTTLALRWLVQYSRSRPGRTMASKLANELMDAANETGNAIRKREETHRMAEANKAFAHYRY encoded by the coding sequence ATGTCTCGTCGTGGTGTTATTCAAAGGCGCCCAGTCCCGTCTGACTCCGTATATAACAGTCGCCTTGTGAGCATGATTATCAGGCGGATCATGCGTCATGGCAAGAAATCACTTGCCGCACGAATTGTTTATGAAGCATTGAAAACTATTGAGGAACGCACTGGTAACGGTGCTTTAGAAACCTTTGAAAGAGCGGTGCGAAATGCCACGCCTTTAGTAGAAGTAAAAGCTCGGCGAGTTGGTGGAGCAACCTACCAAGTACCAATGGAAGTGCGTACAGAACGGGGTACTACCCTAGCTCTGCGTTGGTTAGTGCAATATTCCCGCTCCAGACCAGGGCGGACAATGGCAAGCAAGCTGGCAAATGAGTTAATGGATGCTGCCAACGAAACTGGTAATGCGATTCGGAAACGTGAAGAAACGCACCGGATGGCGGAAGCTAACAAAGCATTCGCACACTATCGTTACTAA